From a single Lolium rigidum isolate FL_2022 chromosome 7, APGP_CSIRO_Lrig_0.1, whole genome shotgun sequence genomic region:
- the LOC124679223 gene encoding BTB/POZ domain-containing protein At1g50280-like, translating into MDEAGDLKVHVNGHHTLLLHQSVVCAFSGRLRAMVAQEKKRMKPASRGAGGGAEASMAIELAGFPGGAEGLELVVRFCYDSGRLPPLRPTDLPLVHCAASFLDMTEEVRAGNLLVQAEAFVDDGLCHWTWADVLAAVKSCEAPFSSGLLDKLLSALFSRIAVGAETLTRSSSSTCSSSSPDTAGGRPSSAARTAESMKPSCLVGGREWWFDDVASLSPATVEKAMRVIGCYGAENKNLTLTRFLLHYLRRAATLRKADDQGCLSGLADTAVHGVELGGGAAAFSCRGLFWALRVASAAGMSRECRRKLERLVGKMLDQATLDDLLVSGDGGGVYDVSLVIRLVRVFVSSVKEEKEATSPSPLSSSSRERMRKVGRLLDKYLAEISPDHGLGVSRFLAVAQSLPDSARDCYDGVYRALDIYLESHAALTIEERGTLCRCLNYGKLTLEACKDLAKNRRIPAGIAVQALSSQRVPKLPNPLSPSQTPRRVVVDEEKEALRVDLQKMQGRVVELETACKEMMGHVKVSRTVANKSFGGRGLPWMC; encoded by the exons ATGGACGAGGCCGGTGACCTCAAGGTGCACGTCAATGGCCATCACACACTTCTTCTCCACCAG AGCGTCGTGTGCGCCTTCTCGGGGAGGCTGAGGGCAATGGTGGCGCAggagaagaaaaggatgaagccGGCGAgcagaggagcaggaggaggagcagaggcgTCAATGGCCATCGAGCTCGCCGGCTTCCCTGGAGGCGCCGAGGGGTTGGAGCTAGTGGTCCGGTTCTGCTACGACAGTGGACGTCTCCCGCCGCTACGCCCCACCGACCTCCCGCTCGTTCACTGCGCCGCCTCGTTCTTGGACATGACCGAGGAGGTGCGGGCCGGCAACCTCCTCGTCCAGGCGGAGGCCTTCGTCGACGACGGCCTCTGCCACTGGACGTGGGCCGACGTGCTCGCCGCCGTCAAGAGCTGCGAGGCGCCCTTCTCCTCCGGTCTCCTCGACAAGCTCCTCTCCGCACTGTTCTCCAGGATCGCAGTAGGCGCGGAGACGCTTACCCGCTCGTCGTCATCGACGTgttcctcctcgtcgccggacacggccggcggccggccgtcGTCCGCTGCCAGGACGGCGGAGTCAATGAAGCCGTCGTGCCTGGTCGGCGGCAGGGAGTGGTGGTTCGACGACGTGGCGTCGCTGTCCCCCGCGACTGTCGAGAAGGCGATGCGGGTGATCGGCTGCTACGGCGCCGAGAACAAGAACCTGACTTTGACGCGGTTCCTGCTGCACTACCTCCGCCGCGCCGCAACGCTCCGCAAGGCCGACGACCAGGGCTGCCTCTCCGGCCTGGCCGATACGGCCGTGCATGGcgtggagcttggcggaggggccgCGGCGTTCTCCTGCCGAGGCCTCTTCTGGGCGCTGCGGGTCGCGTCGGCAGCTGGGATGAGCAGGGAGTGCAGGCGTAAGCTGGAGAGGCTCGTGGGAAAGATGCTGGACCAGGCCACGCTCGATGACCTCCttgtctccggcgacggcggcggcgtgtaCGACGTGAGCCTGGTCATAAGGCTCGTCAGGGTGTTCGTGAGCTccgtgaaggaggagaaggaggccacctcgccgtcgccgctgtcGTCATCGTCGCGGGAGAGGATGAGGAAGGTTGGGAGGCTGCTGGACAAGTACCTCGCCGAGATCTCGCCGGACCATGGGCTGGGCGTGTCCAGGTTCCTCGCCGTCGCCCAGAGCCTGCCGGACTCTGCCAGGGACTGCTACGACGGTGTGTACAGGGCACTGGACATCTACCTCGAG TCTCATGCTGCCTTGACCATCGAGGAGCGGGGGACTTTGTGCCGGTGCCTCAACTATGGAAAATTGACACTCGAGGCGTGCAAAGACCTGGCCAAGAACCGGCGGATTCCGGCTGGCATCGCCGTGCAAGCTTTGTCCTCGCAGCGGGTGCCCAAGCTCCCAAATCCACTCTCGCCGTCACAAACGCCCAGACGGGTCGTGGTGGACGAGGAGAAGGAGGCACTGAGGGTGGACCTACAGAAGATGCAGGGCCGGGTGGTGGAGCTAGAGACCGCGTGCAAGGAGATGATGGGCCACGTAAAGGTATCTCGGACGGTGGCCAACAAGTCCTTCGGTGGCAGGGGCTTGCCTTGGATGTGCTAG